The window CGACTAAGAAGCTTCACATTTACGAACTGTAGGAGAAAATAGGGTCATTGCACGacaatatatacataatttcCAAGTTTCAGTACTTAATCAAATGTGCTGTATGGTTAAACTATCTGTATTACCTAATCAAATGTGCTGTATGGTTAAACTATCTGTATTACCTATGTGGTGCAGTCATATCTTCTCCCAAGGGTAGAAAGAGCATGCTGAAGCTTGCTGAGAGGATGGTGATGAGCTTTTGCACCGGCGTGGGTGCCTCAACTGCACACACATGGACCATGCTTTCCGGGAGTGGAGCCGATGATGTGAGAGTGATGAGTAGGAAGAGCATGGATGATCCTGGGAGACCTCCTGGGATCGTGCTCAGCGCTGCAACCTCATTCTGGCTCCCCGTCCCCCCAAATCAAGTCTTCGATTTCCTGCGCAATGAGAATTCAAGAAATGAGGTAGATAACAATTTCTTCAACAtctaaagataattttttgaaCAACAAGCTAAAAATATCTCTTATCCTTCTACAAAGTGGGACATTCTCTCAAATGGTGGCCTTGTTCAAGAAATGGCACACATTGCTAATGGCCGTGATCCAGGAAACTCGGTGTCTCTCCTGCGTGTTAATGTAAGTTATTAGAGTTTCTTGTGGTTTGCACGTTACCAAACATCTAACCATCGAAAATGTGATTGCAGAGTCCCAACTCGAGCCAGAGCAATATGCTGATACTGCAGGAGAGCTGCAGCGATGCCACTGGCTCCTACGTTATCTATGCTCCCGTAGACATCATGGCCATGAATGTAGTCTTAAGCGGTGGAGATCCCGACTACGTGGCCCTCTTGCCATCGGGATTTGCCATACTACCCGATGGAGACAACAACCAAACGAGAGGGATCAGTGAGGTCGGATCCTTGCTCACCGTTGCCTTCCAGATATTGGTCGATTCCGTCCCCACCGCCAAGCTCTCTTTGGGCTCCGTCGCAACTGTCAACAGCCTCATCAAATGCACGGTTGAAAGGATCAAAGGCGCAGTACTAAACGATGCTGCGTGACCAAAAACGCCGCTGGTAAATTCTCGatgatacatatataaatatacgCACACATATTACACATTTCAATGCATGATTAAGATATAGTagtaatgatattaatatgGTCTCATTTTACCTAGTGAAGCAATTCATCGAACACCATGCGCCTAATCAACAATTATCTTCTTGCAAGCATTTCATCGAACATCTTAACTTGTATGCCGATAGTTTCTCATAAACTGCTATTGTAGGTCTGATGCAGAAGCAATTGGTGAGTTTGTGTTAGCAGAGATAATTGTTTACAAAATGATGCAACAGGAAGAAGGGAAGAAGTCAAGAACGCACCTTGAATTGATCCTTGCCGATTAATGAGGACGACGAAATTAGCAGGATTTATCATTAAACTGCAAGGGTTATTGGTTCGGGCATTGACTCCACCTTCAACCACAAATTCCAGTAAACAAAAAGACTCCTTTTCGCATTGTATTTGTATCCAACTCTTTAATCTATTTTGTTCGGATATTGGACCTCCATTAATTTTTGAACGAACTTTATCATTAATCctaaaattgagatttttctgaattttaaaaattcatgtttattAAGAGTTTGAATTGTAAAAATTCACGCCAAACGAGATTTGCACTGACAATTTTGCCttgcataaattttataaaagaaaaaaaattaaataagatgtaaattctacttttatactatattaattttatagagtaataaaatatgagtgattATTAATGCTGAGTCACTAAgtactcaaaataaataaaaaatacagaTTTTAATTGTGGACGTACTTAATGACAAATtggaacttttttttttacataaggTTAGGAATGTCAAGTGGGCAAACTCGCTCGGGTTCGGGCCAATCCACTCGAGGTGTCAggctatttgggtgcgggttATTTGGGTTGTTAATTTTTCGGGCTATAAATTTccggccctaaccctaaatttccgggtttcgagctaacccacgggctattcgggtcaaAAGTGATCTTATGTGTTAGTACTTTCTATCCAATCCAATATTCGAActtgtaaaaaaataagtacagATTATCGCAAATAGTAAAGTATTATCAAAGTGatcaagagaaataaaataataacaattgaatattgaaacaaaatacataaacataTCGCTAATTAGTAGAACACGTGAATCTTACTACAGTTAAATGGAAATCATGCATTAATAAGGAATTCAATGACATTCTTAATTATatacccaaaaaataaattctgaGTAGTTAAAAAAGATAGAATAGATAGCAGtatgtcaaaaataaattctatggAGTTGAATGACATTCTTCTACACCAATAACGTTTGAAGCTTCAACCGGATCATTCTCTTCGAGAGCAAAGACGTAATGCGACATTTAATATGagtaaatattaataacatCTATATTCCATATAACCAAAACTttcaatttgagagagaatacataattaccatatatacttcatatCAATGCTGCTTTAATATTGTACAGTAATTATcatatatacttcatattAACATTGcttttaatattgtaattaccatatatacttcatataagtatataacccaaaattttaattatatttttattttaaatgctcAACCCATGGGCTAACCCGCAACCCACCCGGGCCAGCCTGCATAACCCACTGACCTGAACGGGTCAGCCTATGTAGCCCTATTATATATTTGGGTTATGATTTTCCGGCCCTAACTCTATGATTTTACCAGGTTATTTGGGTCGACCCGCGGATTTCGGGctagattgacatccctacctACGGTGATATGGAGAAAATATATCTGACCATTATAGCATAGTCATTAAATTACAATACACTGTCAAGAGTCAAGACTAACAAACATATGTAATGTaagttagtagtagtatataatttgtaaaatctAAAACGGAAATTCTTGTTTGGgtcacatattttatattcagGGTTAGGTTAGTGGGCTACTACAACTCAGTTTATCAGAATTTGAACTTgcattactttttattttttaatattgtaagCTAAATTCACTTACTTTTagtaaatcaatttttatagtatcaaataaaaataccgTATAGCTGGAACTATAAACAATACAAAATTGCAAATGCTcatgtatattatttattggttgtaattaagattaaaaaaattcaaatcagCACAATTATTCATCAACAAATATAACAAGGTTAACAAATTTTCACAAAGGCCGTCCTGCTCTCAATTTTCcgagaattaagaaaaaaagatatttaGTTTCTCATATCAATCTTTGTTATATACATGTACTGTTTGATCTTTTATAGCCCCACCCATTGTATTTGTGTTCCAGAATAAGACAATAAGTGGACAGAATGGAAGAAATTCACAAGTTGAATTAGATGATTTGATTATACAACTTGGATGTTTGTTGTTTTGGCGTTGTCTTCAATGAATTTGGTTTTTGGCTTTCCTTGCCTTGAAGGCCTTGATGAACAAGAGCCGTTGTTGGATTGAGAAGAGTTATTCGATCTCggcttcttcctcctctccttcttcttcacgcCAGCAACCTCCGTCGAGGTTTCACCCGATTGGGATTCACCAAGTTCTGTTCATAACAAACCATGAATTTCACATCAGATAAACCATGAAAGAATGGATAAAGATGCACCTCGAGATGACCAGGGAGACATGCCGGCTGATCCCGAACCGGAGACAGAATTACCAAGGGATGTTGCTGCAAAATCACTCCCTGTCTTGTACTCGTTCATCTATAAAATCAAGATCAAATCCATGACACTGCAATATGCATATccaaataaaacaatactacTCATCAATTTACCCAAGAGGGTGCATTTCCGGAGGAGCCATCCATCCCAATATGTGCTACATGCTTCACATCAGTGGGGCCCCCAATTTCCAGTTCTGGCTCCTTAACTGCAACAAAAAAACCCCACTTATTTCCCCCAAAAAATAAGCCCCAAAAATGatgtaattaaattaccaAACATTTGAGTGATGCTGTATTTGACTCCTTTATATATCCCCTTCATTTTTGTTCCCATTTGGGAAGCCGTACGGATCAGAAACAAATTGGCGTgcacaatcacaatcaaatTTGTCGAAAGGGGTTGGTTCCTCCTTTGCCTGATTCCAAAGCAACCACaatccaattaaattttattattttatgcatCAATTAAGGTACTTCTTGAACATTTCATACAGAATAATTTTAACTGGGGGGAAGGAGAATTAGGAGAGAGGCAACTTCTCCTATCATTCTGCAGGTCGCATATCTTCAAACAATGTTGGTGAGTATTAGTATATGCATGCAAcgaaagaaataatattaataatttgataaagGGGGGCTTCTTTCTTCAATGAGTCGAGATAATTCGAGGATATGGTGAGGTGATTAGTGAAAGAATTAACGTCGGCATCGAAtgaagaaaatcaagaaaaagtgGGATGATTTTGAGGAAATATAGGACTGGGGTCGGTGGCGTTGTCGGAGAAGTAATCCAACGCGAATTGTGTTTGGTGGCTGTGGGATTATTTTTGGAGGTTGAGGAAAGAGAACAAGAGATGCTGAGAAACCACTAAATTCTCCCAAAAAATTGGTGGGCTGAATTTGATGGAAAAAGACAATGGACAAAactatttatatactcctacaaaaataacataataaaatcaattttgtaatacttaacaaaaaaacattgaTATTGTTAtaacttcaaaatttaatcaagTAAGCCTCCAAACACGTTGCAGACAACGTTTGCTTTGGTTGGTTTGTTTGTTATGAAAAAAACAGATTGCTTCGAATATTATcttttaatgcatgttttgAATTAAGTTTCCAAAAGGTGTGAATTCGAAGTTCATAACATTCCGCATCTAATTAAATAAGCTGAAATGCATTTTTATCAGCTGAGTGTAACGCCCCACTCTATGCTTGTTGTGgatgttataaattattttcaagtGGAATGTCTTCTTGAGCACATCGAAACATGAAATGCTTAGCTCTGTCACTACATGAAGCATATCATCAATCATGCAGCTTCATGCATAACAAACATAAAAGTTCAAGTGTCAATAGATCAGTCCGCAAATGGTAGGCAGAGGTAAAAGAACCTCGAGCTAAAAAGATAGAGGGAAGAAAATATGAGTCACTACACCCATATCATATTCAGAAAAAGGAACTCTTTGTTTATTCaagtgtgaaatttgtgtcaTTGTCCCAGGATGCAGATATATGCAATGCCACTCGGTAAAAGAATCTCGCGAGCACAGGATGCTTTAGCTAAAGAAAACAGGCATACAAGAGTAGCAAAATAACTTTGGTACCCCCTACTCACTTCAGAACTATTAAACATATTGTAGCACATCTTCTTGAACAAGTTCGGTGTAATTGTACTCATCAACTCTCTGTATTGCTATCATGAGTACTAGCACTGCCGATTACCCAATCCTGGACTAGTATAGATGAATAAGGCAAAATATTGTATTTCTATAAACTTGATTACCAGTCCTACTGATGATATCTGCTTACGATAACCCTACAACTTAAGAATGAGCCTTATTCATGGTACAAGTATAAGGCCACAGTTGATTCATTTTGGGATATCATTGACAGATTATCTAAGGCAATGAAAAATAGTATTACAGTTCAGTTCCTAGGGTTAAAGAAATCAATAAAACATGTGTGATTACATTGCACAACAGGAAACCATGAAGATTCAAATTGCCATCCCTCTTTAGCATGTAGTAAGAGCCTAGCAAAGAAATGATCAATTTACCCAACAGAACAAATCATATTCATTACTTTTATTTCCTTCATTTCACAACATACCTAGGCTTAGTGCAAATAGAAAATGCACACCAAAGAGAAACAGACACAAAAAGACCATTGCATTTCAAGAGTGGAAAGTTCAAATTGTAGTAAGTAATTACTAACTGAAAAGCCATCAGTAAGGGAGTCacttttacaaaaatattcagCATTGCATATTCAATTGAGGAAGGCTGAAAGTGCTAGTACAACTGATGAATACATCCTACACATTCAGGCAGCATTAGTTTCTTACCAAAAGCCAGAGAAGATCACTGCCAGCTCGTAGGCATGTAGCCATGAATGCCATACCCGGTCTTCCAATTATCCAAGAATATCACCTTCTTCACGGCCCAGAACGATACGAACAGCACGAAAAGCATCACAACTCTCTGCACAGTCTTGTTCTTCACCCTCACCAATACATGAGTCACAAAAGCCAGCAGCAGCCCCACGATTGTGTACAGGAAGCCAATCGAGAATCCCTCGGCCCCGAGCTGCATCCCTGACCCCTGGTAGAAGAACACCAGCTTCGATGGATCCTGCCTATCCGCAATAAACATCGGCATTTTCCTAATTATGTTAAACATCGCCCCCGAAACGCTGAAGAAGTAGACGAAAACCGCCCCCGCCATCCATATGTTCTTATCGTGGAAAATTGTGTTTCCGGCGATCAATTTCTTCAGGAAGAACGGAGTCCAGATCAGGATTACAGCGATTATGAATGCGATCTGTTTCTTCGAAACAACTGGAGGGCGATTGAGCGGCCCAACGGTGAATTTAGCTCTTGATTCGATGAATTCGGCCATCGAATCGCCCAATCTCGAGTAATCGGCGGCGTCCATTTGAATAGATTCCGTCTTCACATCGGAGGCGGTGGGCGGGATGAGGCGGATGTGAGGGAGGGAGTTGACGCCGAAAAGGGCGAAGGATGATTGAGATTCCTGGAATTCGAtttcgaagaagaagagttTCGATTTGGAATTAGGGTTATTCGATTGGAAAGAGGCGGAAACGAGGGCGAATTCGGATTTGAGTGTTGGGAGCGAAAGCTCGGGTTTAGAGTGGAGCTGGTGCGCGTCGAAGAAGATTAGGGAGTGGAAGGGGCGTGGGGTGGGCAGGGAGACGATGCGGCGGAGGAGGGAGTCGGAGAGGCGGATGACGCCGGTGGGGGACTGCGATTGGAGGTCGGAGAGCTCGGTAAGGAGGGACTCAGAGGAGAGGGATATGGCGGGGGTTGTGAGAAGGGATAGGTGGCTGATGAAGAGGAGAGCTGCGACGGCGAATGTGGTCGGCGAGATCGCCATTGCGACGGCGAGCGGCGGAAGAGAGTGGGGTTTGAAACAAGCGGAGACTTACGAGGACTTTGAGTGTTGTTGGACTTTGGGCAGAAAGCTGACTAGGATTTAGGTGCAGGTAGTAGTACCAATGGCATCAGGCCACTTCAGATATTCATCTATCGTTTTTATTTCTGTTATACTGTAATGATTTACTATCTTCGTCAACTAAAATTTGTCCAACTTTAATccgacataaattttaaaaaatgcaagggtaattgaatttaaaaagttagtggattgtgagtacttttatatattaattttataataaaatattagtaggaatgagttagtagaatatatagtcccactactaaaaatgttaaaaataaaatgagataaattttaaaggacggacgaaaatggaaaaatagaataaattttggtggacaaaGATAGTAACTCTTCTTTCAATGTCAtattattaacttaatttttatatttctatatgATATTGCTAtactttttcaataaatttgcCACGGCCAAGTTACCAGAGCTATCTATCACATTAGACCGGCCAAACTGTCATTgttgatattaattattaaatcatcTGTTATAATTTATCATATGTATATTCTCACAATTTGATTATAGATATATTGGGCCTTTTGAAATTACTAAATCTTCAAAAAGGATCACCTACTACAATTCCTACTTCATCTTCTAATACACATACACAAATAGGTGTGAATCACACATATTTGTGGGCTGGGCCGGGCCGGCCCGGCCCGGGCCCGATGAAGCCCGGATGACATTTAGGCCCAGTCCAGCCCAGGCCCATGTATGGAACGGGCTGGGCCGAGCCTGGGTTTTGGTTTGTATATTGAGCCCAGCCCAGCCCGAGCCCAATTAGCAAGTGGGCCGGGCTGGGCTGGGTCGGGCCTAGTTTACATATTTTCATAATCAAGGAGAtgataatatatgtaaatgaaaaacaaatgatAATGTTGctaattcatgtaaaaaaattataaattcataaaacttagctaaattatactcccaccgtcccccattaggagtcacacttccgTTTCTGtcctcgttttataaaaattataataaatagttaaagtggagaaatggtaaagtaagagagagaataacaTAGATAAAacttttctctacattattctctctcttactttaccatttttccactttaactatttattatcatttttataaaacgagggCAGAAAcggaagtgtgactcctaatgggggacggagggagtaccttgTAAGCTAAATATACCATGTTAGATAATCTAAAACTaattattatacatatattcgGAACTGTTTTTGATGAGACAaatcaattaacaattaatTTCTATAATCATGGAAATCacaatcaatttaattctaggAATAGGATCCACtaagaatattaaatttgttatatattataatttaggTTTAGTGAATGAATgcatcaatttattaaaattgccaagatataattaatcaaGGATCTTAAGATATATTCAACAATATCTAATCttcataatttatgtatatatatatatatatataaggcaGACGCTATTTTCTATCATTATgcaaattatgattaaatctaaaataacaattattcTAGAAAGAGAACAATTAGTTAACAACTAAGCTATATaattatggaaataaaatttgcaaTAAGTCTTGATTTaggttaattaattgaatttatcaattattccAAATTACTCGATGGAAAGtagtattttatgtttttatactTATATCTATCTTATAGAAATTTTCacatgttatttttaaattcataaaatatatactaagtGTATGCAAATGGGATAGATTTAATACTAATTACATAAGGAAATTGTACTGGGCCGGGCCTGGGCCTGGGCCGGTCCCGGGCTTGGGCCGGGCTTCAGGTGGTCCTGGGCCCGGGCCGGTCCTGGGTTTAGAAAACAGCCCAATTGGAGCACGATTAAACCATTAAGCCCAGCCCAGGCCCGCTCTATTTCACTAACGGGCCGGGCCTGGGTCGGCCCACAACCGGGCTGGGCCGGGCTGGGCTGGGTCGGCCCGACCCACTTGACATCTCTATGTGTGATGGTCTGATGGATCATGTTTATATGTGTATTAGGAGATGGAGTAGGAATTGTGGTAGGTGATTCATTCCAGATCTTCCGTCTATTTCATAGTAGTAGACTTATTTTGCGATTGTCAGTAAATGATTCCCTCTAtttcatagtagtagagttATTTTGCGATCGTCAGTAAACGATTCCCTctatttcatagtaatagagttattCTGCGATTGTTGTACGTTTAATAgcatattttttctcatttatttttacttagaAATATACCCACTACCGCAAAACGGATGGAGATGGAGTAAGTAGCAAAGGCATCAACAAACCGCCCGAATAGAAATTCATTATGCACAACGTGATCTTCAACAAGTCCACTAAAAGCATTTCCATCCGtactcttatttaagagcatgGAGGTGGGCCCGAGCCCACTTTTACT is drawn from Salvia hispanica cultivar TCC Black 2014 chromosome 6, UniMelb_Shisp_WGS_1.0, whole genome shotgun sequence and contains these coding sequences:
- the LOC125197535 gene encoding CRIB domain-containing protein RIC10-like isoform X2 — encoded protein: MGTKMKGIYKGVKYSITQMFVKEPELEIGGPTDVKHVAHIGMDGSSGNAPSWMNEYKTGSDFAATSLELGESQSGETSTEVAGVKKKERRKKPRSNNSSQSNNGSCSSRPSRQGKPKTKFIEDNAKTTNIQVV
- the LOC125197535 gene encoding CRIB domain-containing protein RIC10-like isoform X1 — protein: MGTKMKGIYKGVKYSITQMFVKEPELEIGGPTDVKHVAHIGMDGSSGNAPSWMNEYKTGSDFAATSLGNSVSGSGSAGMSPWSSRELGESQSGETSTEVAGVKKKERRKKPRSNNSSQSNNGSCSSRPSRQGKPKTKFIEDNAKTTNIQVV
- the LOC125192261 gene encoding probable dolichyl-diphosphooligosaccharide--protein glycosyltransferase subunit 3B, whose protein sequence is MAISPTTFAVAALLFISHLSLLTTPAISLSSESLLTELSDLQSQSPTGVIRLSDSLLRRIVSLPTPRPFHSLIFFDAHQLHSKPELSLPTLKSEFALVSASFQSNNPNSKSKLFFFEIEFQESQSSFALFGVNSLPHIRLIPPTASDVKTESIQMDAADYSRLGDSMAEFIESRAKFTVGPLNRPPVVSKKQIAFIIAVILIWTPFFLKKLIAGNTIFHDKNIWMAGAVFVYFFSVSGAMFNIIRKMPMFIADRQDPSKLVFFYQGSGMQLGAEGFSIGFLYTIVGLLLAFVTHVLVRVKNKTVQRVVMLFVLFVSFWAVKKVIFLDNWKTGYGIHGYMPTSWQ